From Nocardioides faecalis:
GAGTCGCGGCGCGGGTGCTCCGGGGGCGGTTGGTCGCTCACCGGCATCCGTTCGCGGCCCGGATGGCCTCCAGGTTGGCCTCCATCAGCGAGAGGTAGTCCTCGTCGGAGGAGTCCTTGGACAGGCCCTCGATCGGGTCGAGGACACCCTCGGTCAGCCCGAGGTCGCGGGCGAGGTTCTTGCCGAGCGCCGGCTTGAGCGGCTCGCTGAACACCGTGGTGATGCCCTCCCTCCGGATCAGCTGCTGCAGCTCCCCGAGTGCCGCGCCGGTCGGCTCGGCGTCGGGGGAGAGGCCGACGATCGAGGCCACCTCGAGGCCGTACTTCTCCAGGTAGCCGAAGGCGTCGTGGGAGACCACGATCGTGTCACGCGCGCAACGCTCGAGGCCAGCGGTCCAGGTCTCGTCGAGGTCGACGAGGTCGGTGCGCAGCGTCTCGAGGTTCTCGCGGTAGCGCTCGGCGTGCTCGGGGTCCACGGCGGCGAGCAGGTCGGCGACCTCCTCGCCGAGGGCGACCATCCGGATCGGATCGAGCCAGAAGTGCGGGTCGGTGTCACCGTGGCCGTGGTGGTCGTGACTCTCCTCGGCGTGCTCGTCGCCGTGGCCGTCGTGGGCCGCGTGCTCCTCGTGGCTCTCGTCGATCGCCACGAGGTCGACGACGTCGGCCGCGTCGAGGACCCTGCCGGTGGCGTTCTGGGCCACCGTCTCCTCGACCGCGGGCTGGAACCCGCCCTGGAGCACGACCAGGTCGGCGTCGGCGACCAGCGCGGTCTCCTGCACCCCGAGCTCGAGGTCGTGCGCCTCGCCGCCGGGCCGGGTGAGGAGGTCGACCTTCGTGCCGGTGCCCTCGCTGAGTCGCTCGGCGACCCAGGCCAACGGGTAGGTGGCGGCAGCGACCCGGACCTCTCCGTCGCCCGCGGGATCGTCGTCGAGTGCGGAGCAACCGGCTCCGAGGAGGACGAGCGCGGCGAGGGCCGGAAGGAAACGCATGAGAATCATTCTCAATTGAAGGAGGGGTGGAGTCAAACCGGCGAGCAGGTGCCGCTCGCGCGCGTAGAGTGCGCTGCGTGCTCGTCGTCAACCGCTTCCGTGCCGATCCGGCCGAGGACCTGCGCGCCGAGCTCGAGGCCGTGCACGTGCTGCTCGCCGACCAGGCCGGTTACGTCGACGGGGTGCTCGGCCGCAGCCTGGACGACCCCGCGCTGTGGGTGCTCGCCACCCGCTGGGCGAGCGTCGGCGCCTACCGCCGCGCCCTGTCGTCGTACGACGTCAAGCTGCACGGCGTCCCGGTGCTGAGCCGGGCGCTCGACGAGCCGAGCGCGTTCGAGACGGTCGAGCCGCACGCCGTGCTCAACGTGGCGCAGGCTCGCGTAACCTAGGGGGTTGCTCCCCGTGAGGAGCTTGCTGGAGTCTCATCACAACACCGCCCGGCAGCCAGCCGGGCTCGTTCCCACAAAGGAATCACCGTGGCAAAGCCGCCCCCGTCCATCGTCGACCAGGTCGTCTCCCTCGCGAAGCGTCGTGGCTTCGTCTACCCCTGCGGGGAGATCTACGGCGGCACCCGCTCCGCCTGGGACTACGGTCCGCTCGGTGTCGAGCTGAAGGAGAACATCAAGCGCCAGTGGTGGCGCTCGATGGTGCAGGCCCGCGAGGACGTCGTCGGTCTCGACTCCAGCGTCATCCTGCCGCGGCAGACCTGGGAGGCCTCCGGTCACGTCGCCACCTTCAACGACCCGCTCACCGAGTGCATGTCGTGCCACAAGCGCTTCCGCTACGACCACCTGCAGGAGGCCGAGTTCGAGAAGGCGGAGAAGAAGGGCAGCTCGAAGTACGCCAGCCCCGACGACGTCGACCTCAAGGACGTCGCATGCGCCAACTGCGGCACCCGCGGCGCCTGGACCGAGCCCCGTGAGTTCTCCGGGATGCTCAAGACCACCCTCGGTGTGACCGAGGACGAGTCCGGGCTGCACTACCTGCGCCCCGAGACCGCCCAGGGCATCTTCCTCAACTTCGCCAACGTGGTCACCTCGCAGCGGATGAAGCCCCCGTTCGGCATCGCCCAGATCGGCAAGAGCTTCCGCAACGAGATCACCCCGGGCAACTTCATCTTCCGCACCCGCGAGTTCGAGCAGATGGAGATGGAGTTCTTCGTCAAGCCCGGGGAGGACGAGGAGTGGCACCAGTACTGGATCGACACCCGCACCGCCTGGTACACCGACCTCGGCATCGACCCGGACAACCTGCGGCACTACGAGCACGCCAAGGAGAAGCTCTCCCACTACTCCAAGCGGACCGTCGACATCGAGTACCGCTTCCGCTTCGCCGGCTCGGAGTGGGGTGAGCTCGAGGGCATCGCGAACCGCACCGACTTCGACCTGTCCACGCACAGCCAGCACTCCGGCGCCGACCTGTCGTACTTCGACCAGGCCAACAACGAGCGCTACGTGCCGTACGTGATCGAGCCGGCAGCCGGCCTCTCGCGCAGCCTGATGACGTTCCTCGTGGACGCCTACACCGAGGACGAGGCGCCCAACACCAAGGGCGGCGTCGACAAGCGCACCGTGCTGCGCCTCGACCCCCGCCTGGCGCCGGTCAAGATGGCGGTGCTGCCGCTCTCGCGCAACGCCGACCTCTCGCCCAAGGCCAAGGACCTCGCCGCCGAGCTGCGTCGCAACTGGAGCGTCGACTTCGACGACTCCGGCGCCATCGGACGTCGGTACCGTCGCCAGGACGAGATCGGCACGCCGTACTGCGTCACCGTCGACTTCGAGACCCTCGACGACAACGCGGTGACGGTCCGCGAGCGGGACACCATGTCCCAGGAGCGGGTGTCGCTGGACAAGCTGACGGGCTACTTCGCCGAGCGGTTCGTCGGATGCTGACCCGACTCCTCGTCGCCGGCCTCGGCCTCGTCGTGCTCGCCGGGTGCGGGTCCGGCGGTGGCTCGGCCGGCGACGAGGAGTCGAACGCTCCCTCGGGAGCAAGCAGCGCCGCGCCGGCGTACCTGGAGGTCCCCGGCGACGTCGACCTCACCGAGCCCGGCACCGAGCTGGCGTTCGGGGAGGACGGCGTGATCGCCTTCGAGCGGCGGCAGAAGGAGGTCGGCGCGCTGTCGGTCACCGTGCAGCGGCTGGAGCGGACCTCCTTCGGTGAGTCCTTCGCCGGCTGGAACGTCGACGAGGCGACGTCGGCGCGCACGCCGTACTTCGTGCGGCTCGTGGTCACCAATGTCGGGCAGACCGACCTCGGCGGCATGCTGCTGGACAACGTGCTGTGGGCCGACGACGGCAGCACGCTGGAGGCGCCGAACTACTACACCCGCGCCCAGCTGCCGGCCTGCACCGGCGGTCCGCTGCCCACGCCGTTCGCCACCGGGGCCAGCGCCGAGCTGTGCCAGGTGTACTTCATCGCGCCCGCCCGGCAGCTGGAGTCGGTCAGCTTCCAGCCCCCGGCCGGGCTGGAGGCGGTGACCTGGCGCGGCGAGCCCGGCAAGGTCACCAAGCCGGGCAAGAAGAACAAGCGGGACAAGAAGCAGGACGAGAAGCAGGACGAGAAGTCGCAGGGCTGAGCCCGCACCCGATTTGGGTGGCCCACGACCGCGCCCGGACAATGACGACATGACCGTCGTCGCCCAGGGCCTGCAGCTCGGCTCGTTGCACGTCGCGACCCCGGTCGTGCTCGCCCCGATGGCCGGCATCACCAACGCCGCCTACCGCCGGCTCTGCGCCGAGCACGGCGCCGGGCTCTACGTCTGCGAGATGATCACCAGCCGGGGTCTCGTCGAGGGCGACGAGACCACCAGGCGGATGCTGGTCTTCGACGAGGCCGAGCAGGTCCGCTCGGTGCAGCTCTACGGCACCGACCCGACCTACGTCGGGCAGGCGACCAAGATCCTCTGTGAGGAGTACGGCGTCGCCCACGTCGACCTCAACTTCGGCTGCCCGGTGCCCAAGGTGACCCGCAAGGGCGGCGGCGGTGCGCTGCCGTGGAAGCGGAACCTGCTGGGCGCGATCCTCGAGGCCGCGGTCGCCGCCGCCACGCCGTACGACGTCCCGGTCACGATCAAGACCCGCAAGGGCATCGACGAGGACCACCTGACCTACCTCGACGCCGGCCGGATCGCGCAGGACACCGGCTGCGCGGCGATCGCGCTGCACGGGCGCACCGTCGTGCAGGCCTACTCGGGTGAGGCGGACTGGGACGCCATCGGCGAGCTGGTCGAGCACGTCGACATCCCGGTGCTGGGCAACGGCGACATCTGGGAGGCCGCCGACGCGCTGCGGATGATGGAGCACACCGGCGCAGCCGGCGTGGTCGTCGGACGCGGCTGCCTGGGCCGGCCCTGGCTGTTCCGTGACCTCGCCGCGGCCTTCGAGGGCACGGGGGCACAGGCCACCACGCTGCCCACCCTGGGTGAGGTCGCCGCCATGATGCGCCGCCACGCCGAGCTGCTGTGCGAGCACATGGGGGAGGAGCGGGGCTGCAAGGAGTTCCGCAAGCACGTCACCTGGTACCTCAAGGGTTTCCGCACCGGCGGCGAGATGCGCCGCTCGCTCGGCCTGGTCGACTCGCTGGCCGCCCTCGACACGCTGCTGGGCGCGCTCGACCCGAGCGAGCCGTTCCCGGTGGGCGAGCTCGGCGCACCGCGCGGACGCCAGGGATCGCCGCGAAACAAGGTGGTCATCCCCGAGGGCTGGCTGGACGACACCGACGGGCTCGGCGAGGGCTGCGTGCGGCCGTTGGAGGACGTCGACGCCGCCACCGGCGGCTGAGCCACGCACCGCCGGCTGCACTAGCGCACCGCCCGCCCCGCGGGCGCGCCGGGGCCGCGCCCCGAACCCCCGGGGTGAGGGAACCCACAGCGGCGTACCGGGGTCTTATTTCGGAGGCCTCTCACGCTCTGTGTTTCACTCATTTGGCGCGCTTGATCCGGCTACGGTGTCAGGCGCTGTCATGTAGTCGAAAGCAAAGGACCAGCGCGTGGCCACCAGCCACAAGCGGGAAACCGCGCGACGTACTCCCCGAGCAGCCGCACTCGCCGGCTCGCTCGCGGCCTTGGCGACCGGAGCGGTCGTGGCCGGGGGCGTGCTCACCAGCAGTCCCGAGTCCGACACCAGCGTCGTCGCCGTCGATCGCACCGCCACCAAGCCCACGGCCGTCGCCGGCAGCGTCAGCGGGGCGGTGCGCAAGATGCCCACCCTGTCGCGCAAGGCCACGCGGACCAAGGAGAAGCCCGCCAAGAAGGCCGAGCCCGTCAAGGTCAAGGTCTCCGCGGTTGACCGGCTGCTCGCCAAGAAGGCGGTGGCCGCGGCGGTGAAGAACGCCGACGAGCGTCGCTGGACCACCGAGGACCTCAACCTGTGGACCCGGCCCGACGCCAAGGCCAAGAAGGTCGGCGTGATCGACGCCGGCGAGAAGGTCCTCATCACCGGCCGCAGCTACGGAGAGCGCGTCGAGATCGTTCTCGACGGCGCCGCTCGCTGGGTCACCGAGGGCTACCTGAGCGACGAGAAGCCGGTCAAGAAGCCCGCGCTGGGCGCGTCCTGCACCAACGGCACCTCCGTGGCCTCCGGCGTGAGCGCCAACGTCAAGAAGGTGCACGAGGCCGTCTGCGGGAACTTCCCGGAGATCAGCACCTACGGCACGTTCCGCGGTGACGGCGAGCACTCCCAGGGCCTCGCGGTCGACATCATGGTCTCCGGCGAGCGCGGCTGGGAGGTCGCGGAGTTCGTCCGCGCCAACCACCAGGCCCTTGGCGTGAACTACCTGATCTACGCGCAGAAGATCTGGTCGGTGGAGCGCGCCGGCGAGGGCTGGCGGCCGATGTCGGACCGCGGCTCGGCCACGGCGAACCACTACGACCACGTGCACGTCACGACGTACTGAGTCCGGCGGCGCCGAGCAGGTCGGCGCCGCTAAGGTCGGTGCCGTGGACGTGGTCGAGCAGCTCTACGGCGACGCCGACCGGGAGCGGATCGTCGCCGAGCCGCCGAAGCGGGTGGAGGCACCCGAGCGGCTGGCGTTCGAGCGCGACCGGGCGCGGGTGGTGCACGCGGCGTCGTTCCGTCGGCTCGCGGCGAAGACCCAGGTGGTCGACCCGCGCAGCGACGACTTCGTGCGCAACCGGCTCACCCACAGCCTCGAGGTCGCCCAGATCGCCCGGGACCTCTCCCGTGCGTTGGGCACCCACCCGGACCTGGCCGAGACCGCGGCGCTGGCCCACGACCTCGGGCACCCGCCGTTCGGGCACAACGGGGAGCGGGCCCTGGACGCGCTCGCCTCCGACTGCGGCGGGTTCGAGGGCAACGCGCAGACGCTGCGGCTGCTGACCCGGCTGGAGGCGAAGACCGCGGACGCCGCGGGAACCTCCGTCGGGCTCAACCTGACCCGCGCGACGCTGGACGCCTGCGCCAAGTACCCCTGGCAGCGAGACGACGCCTCGGACGGTCCGGCCGCCGAGACCGGCAAGTTCGGGGTGTACGACGACGACCTGGCCGCCTTCGCCTGGGTCCGCGCCGGCGCACCGGCGCGACGCCGCTGCATGGAGGCGCAGGTGATGGACCTGGCCGACGACGTCGCCTACTCCGTGCACGACGTCGAGGACGGCACGGTCGCCGGCAAGATCGACCTCACCCGGCTCGACACCGCCGCGACCTGGGAGACCGTGCGCGCCTGGTACCTGCCGGACGCCGGCGACGACGAGCTGGACGCCGTGCTGGACCGGCTGCGCGCGGTCGGGAGCTGGCCGCGCACACCGTACGACGGGCGCCGCGGCAGCCGCGCCGCGCTGAAGAACCTGACCAGCGACCTCGTCGGCAGGTTCTGCGGTGCCGTGCAGGAGGCGACGTTCGCCGCGGGGGAGGCCCCGTTCGTGCGCTACCGCGCGGACCTGGTCGTGCCGGCGGACACCTGGGCCGAGATCACGGTGCTCAAGGGCATCGCCGCGCACTACGTGATGCAGGACGCCTCGCGGATACGGCTGCAGGAGCGTCAGCGCGAGCTGCTCGCCGAGCTGGTCGCGGCGCTGCTCGAGCGTGAGGGTGAGGACCTGGACGAGACCTTCGCCGCCGACTGGGACGCCGCCGCCGACGACGCGGCGCGGACCCGGGTGGTGATCGACCAGGTCGCCTCGCTCACCGATGCGGGTGCGCTGGCCTGGCACCGGCGCCTGCTCGGCTGACACGGCTGACAAACGACGACCGGCCGGCCGCGACCCTGTCCAGGGTGCGCGACCGGCCGGTCGTGTCGACGAGCGGTGCCGAGATGGTGCTGCGATCAGCCGGTGACCGGGACGTTCGTCTCCACCGGCGTCGGGACCGGAGCGTCCGGGGTGTCCGGCGTCTCCGGGTTGTCCACGCGGTTGGTGACCTCACCGCAGGTGGCCGAGCCCACCGTCAGCTCGAGCTGGCCGAAGAGGTTCACGTAGAGCGCGTCGACCGTGAACGTGCCGTCGGCGTTGGTGGTCTGCCGGTTGACGGTCACCTCGAGCAGCCCGGGCACCTCGACCTTGGAGTTCGGCTTGTTGGTGTCGAGCAGGGAGTCGACGCCGAGGATGCCGAGGTCGGTGATCGTGGTCGTCCCGGTGGTGCCGGTGCACTCCGCCGCGACGGCGGTCGCGCCCACCAGGGCACCGCCGGCGACGACGTCGCACAGGTCGCCGAGGGTCTCCGGCAGGATCTCGGACAGGTCGAGCGCGGTGACCAGGCTCAGGTCGAGACCGGCCTGACCGGCGCCCGCGACGAGCTGCTCGAGCGCCGCAGGCAGCAAGGTGCCGGTGACCGGGTCGCGCAGCTGGTCGAGGACCTGGCCGAGCGGGATCAGGTCCAGGCCGTCGCAGACCGGCTGCAGCTGCGTGAACAGCTGCTGCAGCTGCGGCGCCTGCTCGAGCAGGCCGCCGGCGACCTTCAGGTCGGCCACGCTGGCGCGAGCGGAGCCGTTCTTGGCCTCGACGCTGATCACGCCGCCGGTCAGCAGCGGGTTCGGGGGCAGCGTGACGAGGGAGTCGGTGATCGGCGCGCCGTCGTTCGAGGTCACCAGCGGGGTGGCGTCGATGGCGTTGGTGCCCGCCGCGGTCAGCTGGATGCCGAACGCGGAGGACGGCTGGCCAGCTGCGCTGGCGGCGCCGCCACCGCCGATCAGAGCCAGCGAAGCGACGCCGGTCACCAGGGCGAGGGCTCCGGCCGCGGAGGCCAGGGTCCGTGTCTTCTTCATGGGGGTGGATCCCTTCATCATCATCACTTGTCGACGGTTCGAGTGGTGTTCTTGGGGTGGTCTAGGCCTTGACGAGGACCGGTGTGCCGATCGGCACTTGGCGCAGTGCCTCCAGCGCGTCGTCGGGCACGCGGACACAGCCGTGGCTGACCGCCTTGCCGAAGACGGACGGATCGGTCCAGCCGTGCAGGGCCACCGTTCCGGGGCCGCCGCCGTAGCTGTCGAGCGTCGCGCTGTGCGTGCCCAGCGGCAGGATCACCGGCGAGAACGGCTGCTTGTCGTCCACGAGCTGCCCCAGGACGAACGTGCGACCGGTCGGGGTGGGCGTCTTGGAGGCACCGATCGCGACCGACCATCGGCCGAGCGGCCGGTTGTCCTCCAGCAGCTCCAGGGAGCGCTCGCCGAGGTCGACGCGGACCAGGAACCGGCTGTGCGCCTGCGCCAGCTGCGAGGAGCGCAGCCACCCCGTCGAGCCGTTGGGCTTCGACGGCAGCAGCACCTGCACCCAGTCGCGGTTGCGGGTGATCACCGGCAACCAGGTGTCGCCGAACTGCCGGGGACCGATCTTGGCGAACGGCTTGCCGTCCGGGGCGTCGTACAGGGGCAGGACCTTCTTCGGGTGCACCACGGTGCCCTTGGGCAGCTTGCCCGGACGCGGGTCCTTCGGGGCACCCTTGATCCTGGTGTGCGTCGTGCTCTCCGGCAGCGACGCCAGGTCGACCGTCGTCTCCGCCGAGGCGGGCCGCGGCTCCGGCCCCGCCTGACCCTTGTCGTCCGTCACCACCAGCACCAGTGCCGACAGCGCGAACAACGCCGCCACGACTGGTATCGGCCACGAGGCGCGCGAGCGTGCCGACGACTGCTCCATCCCGGGTCCCTCCCCGAATCGTCATGTCTCGTCCCCTGAATCGGACCTTGCTCCCGGACCCCTAACGAGAGTGGTGGGAGTTTGGTCACGCTTCAATCCCCAACACCTGCCGGGGCGCGTCGTCCCCCGGGAACGCGCGGGTCCGATCGGGCGGGCGGGAGAGGAGCGGGATGGGGACGGCGCCCCGCGCAGGCGCCGCGCTCAGTAGGATCGGGGCATGGCCGGGTTGATTCGTGACGAGGACATCGCGGCCGTCCGAGAACGGGTCCGCATCGACGAGGTCGTCTCCAGCTACGTCACCCTGCGCAACGCCGGCGGCGGGTCGCAGAAGGGGCTGTGTCCCTTCCACGACGAGAAGTCGCCCTCCTTCCATGTCACGCCCAGCCGCGGGTTCTTCCACTGCTTCGGCTGTGGGGAGGGCGGCGACGTCTTCACCTTCCTGATGAAGATCGACGGGCTCAGCTTCGGGGAGGCCGTCGAACGGATGGCGGACAAGTACGGCGTGCAGCTGCGTCGCGACGAGTCCGGCAACGACGACCGTCCGAAGGGCCCGCAGCGGCGCCGGCTGATCGAGGCGAACGCGGCCGCGGCGGAGTTCTACTCCGCCCAGCTCCGCACGCCCGACGCATTGGCCGCCCGGCAGTTCCTCGACCAGCGTGGCTTCGACCAGCAGGCGGCCACGACGTTCGGGGTCGGCTTCGCGCCCCGGGACGGGGAGGCGCTGCTGCGTCACCTCCGCGGGCTGAAGTTCACCTCCGATGAGATGGTCGCGGCGGGCCTGGTCGCGATCGGACGCTCGGCCTACGACCGGTTCCGGGGCCGGCTGCTGTGGCCGATCCGTGACGCCACCGGCGACACCCTGGGTTTCGGTGCGCGCCGGCTCTTCGACGACGACCGGATCGAGGCGAAGTACCTCAACACTCCCGAGACCCCGCTCTACAAGAAGAGCCACGTGCTCTACGGGATCGACCTGGCGCGCCGCGAGATCGCCCGCAGCTCCAAGGCTGTCATCGTGGAGGGCTACACCGACGTGATGGCCTGCCACCTGGCCGGGGTGACGACGGCGGTGGCCACCTGCGGCACGGCGTTCGGCGACGACCACGCCCGCGTGCTGCGCCGGTTCCTCGACGACCACGAGCAGTTCCGCAGCGAGGTGGTGTTCACCTTCGACGGCGACGAGGCGGGGCAGAAGGCCGCGCTGAAGACCTTCCAGGGTGACCAGCGCTTCGTGGCGCAGACGTACGTCGCGGTGGCTCCCGAGGGCATGGACCCCTGCGAGCTGCGGATCAAGGAGGGCGACGCCGCCGTCCGCGAGCTGATCGCCACCCGCCGCCCGCTGTACCGCTTCGTGCTGGAGAACGTGATCGGCCGCTACGACCTGGACCGCGCCGACGGCCGTATCGACGCCGTGCGCGCCGCGGCCAGGCTCGTCGCCGCGATCCGCGACCAGTCGAAGGTGACGGCGTTCGCGCAGGAGATCTCCAAGATGGTCGGCGCCGACATCGACACCAACCAGGTGCTGGCGATGGTCCGCCGCGAGGCGGCCCGCGGCAACGAGTCCGGCGGGGCCCGCGACCGTGGCTTCGCCAGCCGAGAGCGTGGCGACGCGCCGTCTGCGTCCACCCCGCAGGCCCCGTCGCGCGCCGCGGTGCCGGACCTGCGCGACCCGCGGTTCGGGATCGAGCGGGAGACGCTGAAGCTCGTGCTGCAGCACCCGATCGCGATCGGCCGCACGACCGCGGAGATCGACGCGGGTGACTTCACGCACCCGACCTACCGCGCGGTGTGGGAACTGGTGGCCGCCGCAGGTGGCACGGTCGCGGGCCAGAACGACCCCGGCTGGATCGCGCGGTTGCGTGACGCGGCCACCGACCCGGCTGTCTCCTCGGCGCTGAGCGCCCTGGCCGTCGAGCCGATCCCGCTCACCCGCGACGTCGACGCCGGCTACGTGGCCCACCACATCCACCGGTTGCAGGAGCTGACGGCGCTGCGGCGCATCGACGAGGTGAAGTCGCGGCTGCAGCGCACGAACCCCGTCGACCAGGCCGCGGAGTACAACCGGATGTTCGGCGAGCTCGCCGCGCTCGAGCAGCACCGGCGGATGCTGCGCGAGAAGATCGTGAGCGCCAGCGCGTGAGGCGACCGTCGCGGCGTCGTCCGCGTCCGGTGCTGCCGCTGGCACCGGGCGAGCGCCTGCTCGCCTGGGCGAGCGAAGCGGAGCTGGGCGGTGACGTTGTGGGCGCGAGCCGGGAGGCCCTCTACCTGCCGCAGCGGCTGGGCTGGGAGCAGGTGGCCGCCGCGGAGTGGGATGCGGAGACCTCGACCCTGCGGGTGGTCGAGGTCGCCGACTTCGGCGTCCCGGCGCCCGTGCACCTGCGCCGGCTCGCCGAGGCCGGCCGGCTGCTGCAGCTCGTCCGGGAGCGGGTCACCGCCAGCATCGTCCTGCAGCGCCACGTGCCGGTCGCCGACCGGTCGGTGCGGGTGCTCGCCCGCCGTCCGTTGGGCGCTGCGGCCGAGCTGTCCTGGTTCGTGGAGTACGACGACGGCCTCGACCCCGCCGACCCGGCGGTCGCCGAGGTCGTGGACCGCGCTCTCGCCACAGCCCGCGCGGACGTCGGCGTCTGATCGGGTGCCGGCACCGGGAGGGCGGCCTCGATTTTCTGGCCCCGCGCCGGCTTGCTAGGGTTTCCCCGCTGCCGCGCACCCCGGTGCGTCGGCGCGTGTGATCCCCCGTAGCTCAACTGGCAGAGCATGCGACTGTTAATCGCAGGGTTATTGGTTCGAGTCCAATCGGGGGAGCAGGAGAAGGCCTCCGACCGGTCCGGTCGGGGGCCTTCGTCGTTCCCGCCTCAGGTGATCTCGGGCAGCTCCTGCGCCGCGCCCAGCAGCGCCCGGAACGGGTCGCCCCGCCGGGCGAGCCGGTCGAGCACCGTGCGGATTGTCCAGCGGTCGGGCCGCAGGTCCGGGTCGTCGAGCTCGCTCCACGAGATCGGCACCGACACCGGCGCGCCGGGCCGGGGCCGGGGCGAGTAGGGCGCCACCAGCGTCTTGTTCACCGCGTTCTGGGTGAAGTCCAGCCGGGCCAGGCCCTCGCGCTGCTTGACCTCCCACTTCCAGCTCACCAGCTCCGGCACCACCTTGCCGACGGTCCGCGACAGGCGCTCCACCCAGGCCCGGGTGTCGTCGAAGGTGTAGCCACCCACCACCGGCACCCAGATCTGGATGCCGCGGCTGCCGGTCACCTTCGCCCGGGCCGTGACGCCGAGGTGCTCCAGCGCGGTGCGGTGCAACCGGGCGAGGGTGAGCAGCTCCTCCCAGCTGGTGCGCTCGCCGGGGTCGAGGTCGATGAGGGCGTACGTCGGCTCCTCGGGTGCCGTCGTCCGGGAGGTCCACGGGTGCCACTCCAGGCCGCCGAAGTTGGCGGCCCACACCAGGGTGGCCGGCTCGTCGACGACGACGTACGTCGTGGTCTCGCCGGCGCCCGCGTCGGGGTTGTCCCACGCGCCGACCCAGTCCGGGGCGTGGTCGGGCCGTGCCTTGTGCCAGAAGCCCTTGCCCTCGACGCCGTCGGGGTAGCGGTGCAGGTTCACGGCGCGGCCCTCGAGGTAGGGCACCACCACAGGTGCCACCCGCGCCGTGTAGGCGAGCAGCTCGCGCTTGGTGATCGGTGGCTCTCCGTCGGCGCCGGGGAACAGCACCTTGTCCAGGTTGGTCACCTTCAGCCGGCGGCCGAAGACCGCCCAGGTGCCGGATCCGCCGAGGTCGGCGAGCGCGTCGATGGCTTCGCCCGGCAGCGGCTCGGGCAGCAGCGAGACCTCGGCCTCGGCGGCCGGGGCGTCCGAGCGCCAGGCCCGGTCGGGGTCCTCGGCCACCTCGGCGTTGGTGCGTCCGCTCAGCACCGAGCGCGGGTGCGCCTCGGGTTCCCAGCCCGGTACGGCGTGCTCGTCGTGCTTGTGCCGCAGCATCCAGGACTCCCGCTCACCGTCCGTGCCGGTGCGCACCAGCACCAGCCGGCCGCGCAGCTTGCGTCCGTGCATCTCGGCGTGCAGCTCGCCCGCGGCCACGGCGGCCGCCGGGTCGTCGGTGTGCACCGGCTCCCAGGTGCCGGCGTCCCACACGACCACGTCACCGCCGCCGTACTCGCCGCTGGGGATGATGCCCTCGAAGTGCAGGTACTCCACGGGGTGGTCCTCGACGTGCACGGCGAGCCGGCGCACGTCCGGGTCCAGCGTGGGGCCCTTGGGCACCGCCCAGCTCACCAGCACGCCGTCGATCTCGAAGCGCAGGTCGTAGTGCAGGCGGCTCGCCCGGTGCCGCTGCACCACGAAGCGGCGCCCCGCGCCCGGCCGGGCGCCCTCGCCCTCGGGCTCGGGCGTCCGCGCGAAGTCGCGCATCCGGCGGTAGCGCTCGAGGGGGTCGCCGCTCATGCGTGCTCGGTGC
This genomic window contains:
- a CDS encoding choice-of-anchor P family protein, coding for MKKTRTLASAAGALALVTGVASLALIGGGGAASAAGQPSSAFGIQLTAAGTNAIDATPLVTSNDGAPITDSLVTLPPNPLLTGGVISVEAKNGSARASVADLKVAGGLLEQAPQLQQLFTQLQPVCDGLDLIPLGQVLDQLRDPVTGTLLPAALEQLVAGAGQAGLDLSLVTALDLSEILPETLGDLCDVVAGGALVGATAVAAECTGTTGTTTITDLGILGVDSLLDTNKPNSKVEVPGLLEVTVNRQTTNADGTFTVDALYVNLFGQLELTVGSATCGEVTNRVDNPETPDTPDAPVPTPVETNVPVTG
- a CDS encoding L,D-transpeptidase, with amino-acid sequence MEQSSARSRASWPIPVVAALFALSALVLVVTDDKGQAGPEPRPASAETTVDLASLPESTTHTRIKGAPKDPRPGKLPKGTVVHPKKVLPLYDAPDGKPFAKIGPRQFGDTWLPVITRNRDWVQVLLPSKPNGSTGWLRSSQLAQAHSRFLVRVDLGERSLELLEDNRPLGRWSVAIGASKTPTPTGRTFVLGQLVDDKQPFSPVILPLGTHSATLDSYGGGPGTVALHGWTDPSVFGKAVSHGCVRVPDDALEALRQVPIGTPVLVKA
- the dnaG gene encoding DNA primase translates to MAGLIRDEDIAAVRERVRIDEVVSSYVTLRNAGGGSQKGLCPFHDEKSPSFHVTPSRGFFHCFGCGEGGDVFTFLMKIDGLSFGEAVERMADKYGVQLRRDESGNDDRPKGPQRRRLIEANAAAAEFYSAQLRTPDALAARQFLDQRGFDQQAATTFGVGFAPRDGEALLRHLRGLKFTSDEMVAAGLVAIGRSAYDRFRGRLLWPIRDATGDTLGFGARRLFDDDRIEAKYLNTPETPLYKKSHVLYGIDLARREIARSSKAVIVEGYTDVMACHLAGVTTAVATCGTAFGDDHARVLRRFLDDHEQFRSEVVFTFDGDEAGQKAALKTFQGDQRFVAQTYVAVAPEGMDPCELRIKEGDAAVRELIATRRPLYRFVLENVIGRYDLDRADGRIDAVRAAARLVAAIRDQSKVTAFAQEISKMVGADIDTNQVLAMVRREAARGNESGGARDRGFASRERGDAPSASTPQAPSRAAVPDLRDPRFGIERETLKLVLQHPIAIGRTTAEIDAGDFTHPTYRAVWELVAAAGGTVAGQNDPGWIARLRDAATDPAVSSALSALAVEPIPLTRDVDAGYVAHHIHRLQELTALRRIDEVKSRLQRTNPVDQAAEYNRMFGELAALEQHRRMLREKIVSASA
- a CDS encoding DNA polymerase ligase N-terminal domain-containing protein; its protein translation is MSGDPLERYRRMRDFARTPEPEGEGARPGAGRRFVVQRHRASRLHYDLRFEIDGVLVSWAVPKGPTLDPDVRRLAVHVEDHPVEYLHFEGIIPSGEYGGGDVVVWDAGTWEPVHTDDPAAAVAAGELHAEMHGRKLRGRLVLVRTGTDGERESWMLRHKHDEHAVPGWEPEAHPRSVLSGRTNAEVAEDPDRAWRSDAPAAEAEVSLLPEPLPGEAIDALADLGGSGTWAVFGRRLKVTNLDKVLFPGADGEPPITKRELLAYTARVAPVVVPYLEGRAVNLHRYPDGVEGKGFWHKARPDHAPDWVGAWDNPDAGAGETTTYVVVDEPATLVWAANFGGLEWHPWTSRTTAPEEPTYALIDLDPGERTSWEELLTLARLHRTALEHLGVTARAKVTGSRGIQIWVPVVGGYTFDDTRAWVERLSRTVGKVVPELVSWKWEVKQREGLARLDFTQNAVNKTLVAPYSPRPRPGAPVSVPISWSELDDPDLRPDRWTIRTVLDRLARRGDPFRALLGAAQELPEIT